Below is a window of Danio rerio strain Tuebingen ecotype United States chromosome 11, GRCz12tu, whole genome shotgun sequence DNA.
gatggtgctctaggctagtttttaacagtagacggcgctctaggctagagtttaacagcaaatggtgctctaggctagtgtttaacagcagatggcgctctaggctagtgtttaacagcagatggtgctctaggctatagtttaacagcaaatggtgctctaggctagtgtttaacagcagatggcgctctaggctagtgtttaacagcagatggcgccctaggctagtttttaacagcagacgccactctaggctagttttcaacagcagacggccctttagactagtttttaacagcagataacactctaggctagtgtttaaccgcagatgccgctctaggctagtttttaaccgcagacgccactctaggctagtttttaacagcagatggcgctctaggctagtttagcACCCTCTAGACTGGCGGCATCTGCCGTTAATAACTAGTCTAGAGCGatatctgctggtaaaaactaatctagagcaccatctgttgttaaaaacttgcCTCTTTTAACTAGACTATTATAaactagactagtttataacagcagattgcactctaggccagtttttaacagcagatggcgctctaggctagtttttaaacagcagacagcgctctaagctagtttttaacaccagatggtactctaggctagtttttaaacagcagacaatgttctagactagtttttaacagcagatgacgctctaggctagtttttaacagcagatggcgctctaggctagtttttaacagcaaatggtgctctatagtctccatctgctggtaaaaactagcctagagcgtcatttgctgttaaaaactagcctgttaaaagtagcctagagcgccgtctactgttaaaaactagtctagagcgccgtctgctggtaaaaactagcctggagtggcacttgctgttaaacactagtctaaagtgccgtctgctgtttaaactagctgttaaaagtagcctagagcgccgtctgctggtaaaaactagcctggagTTCTGAAGtaactaattttttttcttcatttttttttcttgtactaAATTTGGCTTCAAATATCTCACATTGAATTTGACTGAAAGAAGAAAGTCACGCAGCTAGTATGCCTTTAGGATGAGTAAATCATGGGATAATTTCCATTTCTGAGTAAACTAATTCTTTAAATTTAACGAGTAGATTAACTCCTACTTTTTGAGTTGACAAAACTGTTCAAAATTAGTAGGAGTATCTGGAGGATCTGAAATTCTGTCTGCTAAAATCTTTAAGTAGACTGAACTAAGATCCCAGCCAGCTTTTCTTAGTAGCTAATTTTAGTTGCTGATTTGAACAAGCTTTGTCAACTCAAGAATGATGCGCTTATTTACTTGCTACAAAGTAAACGCACTGTTTGAGCTGTAATGCTAACAAGGctgttttacagtgcattgttGAGTGTCCTTTACTTATTCTGGTGATTGAGCCTGGGGGGTTGTGGGTAAAGTCATGTTCCTGCTGTATTGTCTGCATACTCCTCCTAGATACTTGACGTCCGCTGACAGAATTCTCTATTCATTATCCTGAGATGTTTAAACTGTTTCTGTTATAGTAAAATGACTCCTTCATAAATGTGAAGCAGGAATGGACGGGTCACACTAATGGTTTATTATTAGGAAAGATACTTGAAGATAAACGTTTATAAAGCTTGCTTATGCTTTTTCCCATCATTGTGACCAAGAAGCTGCGacgttttgtttgtttcttgttgttgttgctcACAAATTTgccatatgatgatgatgatgatgataaaccTGACTTGAGAGTTTGGCCACCAGGTTTGGCTGTATTTCTAGTATTTTACGTGTTGTTGTGACTGACTTCGTTGTAAATAATGTACctcaaattttattaaatgttttttttgtttgtgccgTTTTTACACATCATTGCCTTGTatgaatacttttaaaaaatgactaaatatatgGCCTCACAGCCAGGGTGCGgattatacagggtgggccatttatatggaggAGTAAATGGGAATGGTTgttgatattaacgtcctgtttgtggcacattagtatatgtgagggggcaaacttttcaaggcgggtggtgaccatggtggccattttgaagtcggccatcttggatccaacttttgtttttctaATAGGAAGatggtcatgtgacacatcaaacttattgggaatttcacaagaaaaacaatggtgtgcttggttttaatgtaactttattctttcatgagttatttacaagtttctgatcacttataaaatgtgttcagtgtgctgcccattgtgttggattgtcaatgcaatcctcttctcccactcttcacacactgatcgCAACATCACAGGAGAAATGCCAGTAAAGGCTTCCAGTATcagtagtttcaggtgctgcacatcttgtattttCATACCAgcgtctttattacaaacatgctcggttttaaaaacgttttaaacttataaaacgtAAATCACAGAGAGTTcaacagatatttttatatatcttgTAGTGTTTCTATCACTCTAATAGGACAGAGCACATACTATAGcccagttctgtccaaacagcttacaaaagttgatttgttttttttatcatatgtgccctttaaatcttCTGATTTTTTTAGTCATCTCTACGTTTAATAATCAAACTGActaataatattaagttaaacttaataaagaaaaactttattaacttatttaaataaagcaacataaaaatactgtataatgttAATTCCTAAAGAAACACTTGCTCATGACTAGGGCCAGATAGCATTGACTGActgttcattccttcattcaatttccttcggcttagtccctttattaatctggggtcgccacagcggaatgaaccgccaacttatccagcatatgttttacacagcgaattcccttccagtactgggaaacattcatacacactcatacactacagacaatttagtttattcaattcccctatagcgcatgtgtttggactgtggggcaaaccagagcacacggaggaaacccacgccaacacggggagaacatgcaaactccacacagaaatgccaactgacccagctgggactcgaaccagcaaccttcttgctatgaggcgatagtgctaaccacttagctgCTGTGTTCCCCCAGAATGGtgattgaaaagtttttttttgcactttattattTCATGTGGACTGAACACAATTTTGACAGTGAGTCACAAAAATCAGTTCCTTATAGAAGCGCTTTGAGGAAATGGATCATGATTGTGGATTCAGTAGCCTGTGATGCTGATGTGCCTCAGGTTCTCTCGCACTCGAACAAACTCCGGCATGTTTCGTAGGTCCTCTCTGCGTCTCAGCTCTTCTTGCTCATACTGTATGGAGAGAATCACAGTGACTTTACTAAACAACACAGAGTTTAAATCCACTATGCCATTTACAgtgtttggaaacaaaataaaagatCTTAATGTCAATTATGATGAATTTAAAACATTCTTGCATGAAAACTACTACAGTAATttgatttataataaatactgtagtgttgttgaaccatactacagtaaaaagtgtatatattatagcatttacaactctttgttaatgaatgctgcagCATACTGTGATATTGACTGTAGTGAACtgataataaatactgtaatacagtaaatttttaaaacagcaaactgtggtGTTTTGTAATATACCTGCAGAAAACTACACCACTGGGTCAATTGTTACTATTACTATAGCTGTTGCGTTACCATGGCAACAATAGTTGTAGAAAACAACAGTATTGCGTAAATTGTTACTATTACTATAGCAGTTgcattaccatggcaactatagttGTAGAAAGTGACAGTATTGGGTCATAATTActattactatagctgttgtgttaccatggcaactacagTTGTAGAAAACGACAATATTGGGTCAATAGTTActattactatagctgttgtgttaccatggcaaaaATAGTTGTAGAAAGTGACAGTGTTGCGTAAATTGTTACTATTACTATAGCTGTTgcattaccatggcaactatagttGTAGAAAGCGACAGTATTGGGTCAATAGTTACTATTACTATAGCTGTTgcattaccatggcaactatagttGTAGAAAGCAACAGTATTGGgtcaattattactattatagctgttgtgttaccatggcaactacagTTGTAGAAAACGACAGTATTGGGTCAATTGTCACTATTACTATAGCTGTTgcgttaccatggcaactatagttATAGAAAACGACAGTACTGGGTCAATTGTTActattactatagctgttgtgttaccatggcaactatagttgtagaaaacgaCAGTATTGGATTAGATTTAGATTTCTGTTAGTCTTTGACATTTCtgttgttaccatggcaactatagaatttCTTCAAGTACTTGACAATAGTATTCATAAACAGTACAGTGCATATACAGTGTTTACTATACACTACTGTAGTATTGTGTTGGTGTCGGTGTCAGTGAACACACACCGCCTGCAGTATCTGGCGTCTCTTGCTCAGCTCTTTCTCCAGGTCAGACGGCGGCTGTGAGGCTTGTTCCTGGTCTCTGTTTTGCTCCAGTCTCCTATGTTCCAGCACTCGCTTCAGCTCCGGCTTCTCTTCAGGCAGAAGACCACTGCAAGCAAGGCATACATTTGTGGTCAAAATACATAAGCTAATTAATATACTTTAGTGATTGGGTGGCAAATCCAAAAGCTATTGACAgtctttaaaaaggggaggggatactctatgccccgccctctcgCCATGTTTAAATTGGGATTACGTCACACGTTGAACAaacatgcacatttcaaagcacttcatgggaccttcaAAAACTACCTTAATGCAAATTTAAGGGAACAGGACTTGATGGTGCAGGagctcacacacacaacacacactggcTCAGAGAGAAGTGTCTTGGCTGTGTTTTCTAACAGGAGGTTAGATGAGTGTGTGCTGATTTTATCCAGACGGCGGAGGCCGTGCCCTGGGTAAGAGGCTCGCTCTGATCCTGCTGGATTGCCCCTTTAGATCACTTCTCTCATCCACACAACAGATCATACAAGCATCTTAATTTAGTCAAGAGAAAAATTAGGACACCCAAAAAGGACACTCGTCATAGAATAACGAAACTGGCAAAGCTGGGTAAACTAGCACTGTGGTGGagtattataaatacatttgcaTTTCAATCAGTGTTCAAGAATGCAATCCACTCAGAAGCACTCCAAATGCTACTGGGAAATCTTGCTATTGTCACATTATTATAAATTTCAGCACAGACTCATAGAAGTTGGTACTGACAACAATAACAGCACGGCGATCCATCATGAACGCCACATTCTGCACGGTTTCACGGCTTGAATGAATAATTCAGAAgcagctcttctcataggataagaaatgAATATCTCAtgaataataattagtaattagATTCAGTGTTTAGTGTTTTCGATTTATTCACAGTTGTGATTTGCATCATGGGAGGTTGATCtctattatacatattataaaaatgtaaagaaataagtcTGAAAACGTAACAGAACAGAAATTGTAcgggcagtttattacaaggtttttgtagagtgatatacaacaccaacacagaaaAAATAGCACTTTACACTATTAAAATGCTCATATAAAtcacttttttcaaacttttgaaggttaaaagttgttgacaGAAATGCGAGAAAGAAAAGATGCTAACATTGGCTTAATTGATGTTCAACACACaaatcttacatttacatttagcaaagTGACtcacaattgaggaggcattcagtgattcaacaagaagggCAATACACACAACAAGTGCTGAATACAAAGTAACTGTGCTCAGAAAATTAAGTGCTAGAAGGGGGAGTccactacatccaatcagctcgcagtaggaaaaaacaagccacgcccattgttttctcatttaatattccgtttctctaggaactgcgtcacaatacggaATATAAAAGGTTGCAGCTTCTTGTTTGTGCAGACTTTATAATCTCAGAACATTTAGTTTAGTGTTTCCTGACCCTTTAACTCACCATCTGTGGCTGATGATGAGCTCACGGTGTAATCCTCTCCGGCTGCAGGACTCCAGCACTGGGTTGGTCAGTTTCTTCGGACGGATCAGACCGTCTTGGCCTTCATTGGTCTGATAAAACACACTGCTGGAGCTCTCTGATGGAAAGAAATGAAGGGGTCAGAGGACTGTTTGTGTATAGTAACCATTAATGTTGTAAAGACATTTTAAACGACAGGAAAAATACCTTTTCTCTGGTCCTTGTGCGCCATTCTTTGTGAAATAACCTAATTGGGAGAGTAAAAACTGCATGATTGAGGTCCAGCAGAGTCTGTACTGACAGTTTGTCATTATTTAATGGATTGGAAATGTTTCACTTTCACAGCACAGGGATTGAAGCAAATAATGCTGTAAGTTTTGAGAAAAGCCATCACAAAATCATAAaactattatataaattattgcaATGTACAAATAACCACAAAACAAATTATAACtaactaataattaataacaattaaccATGGTTAACATTTTTACTACAGTATTAACCAATAAATTGTGGTTTTTGTTGTTAaatctcagaatttttttttactaaaaataaaaccaaacaatTGCTGTTAGTTTAGTTAAAAcacccactatatatatatatatatatatatatatatatatatatatatatatatatatatatatatatatatatatatatatataccatgaaTAAAACCAGAACATTTTATAAATCCCAGTCTCTCCGGGTggttttaagataaaaaaaaatctatttcaatTGATCAGTTTATCagtttttgttgtattttcacagcaaaataatGCTGTAAGTTTTGAGAAAAGCCTCCACAAAATTATACAGTTACTGTAGTTAAACCACGATAACCCCAAATCCAACATGGTTTAAGTTTTTgctataaataaaagcaaaggtTTGCAGTTACTAGTTCAAACACGATAACCACAAATTCATCATGAGGGTTACAATTATTACTACAAATAAAACCAGAAATATTTGTGGTTCTTATGATCAAAGTAGAGAACATTTCACaagattttactgtatttttattttttcagcaaaacATAACAGATGGAAGCAAATAATGCCTAtaaaatgttgtgtgtgtgtgtgtttgtttgtgtgtgtgtgtgtgtgtgtgtgtgtgtgtgtgtgtgtgtgtgtgtgtgtgtgtgtgtgtgagtgagtgtgtgtgagtgtgtgtgagtgtgtgtgagtgtgtgtgtgtgtgtgtgtgtgtgtgtgtgtgtgtgtgtgtgtgtgtgtgtgtgtgtgtgagtgagtgtgtgtgagtgtgtgtgagtgtgtgtgagtgtgtgtgtgtgtgtgtgtgtgtgtgtgtgtgtgtgtgtgtgtgtgtgtgtgtgtgtgtgtgtgtgtgtgtgtgagtgtgtgtgtgagtgtgtgtgagtgtgtgtgtgtgtgtgtgtgtgtgtgtgtgtgtgtgtgtgtgtgagtgtgtgtgagtgtgtgtgtgtgtgtgtgtgtgtgtgtgtgtgtgtgtgtgtgtgtgtgtatatgcactttttttttcttccttcagcttagtccttgatttttatcagaagtcgccacacttatccagcaaatgttttacgcaggggatgcccatatatatatatatatatatatatatatatatatatatatatatatatatatatatatatatatatacagttgaagtcagaattattagcccctctttgatgtttaacagattcaggaaattttcacaggatgtctgatattttttcttttggagaaagtcttatttgttttattttgtctcgaataaaagctgtttacattttttttaaaaccaatgtaaggtcgaaattattagccccttttagctattttcttttctgatagtctacagaaccatctttaaacaataacttgcctaattaccctaacctgcctagttaacctaattaacctagttaagcctttaaatgtcactttaagctgtattgcagtgtcttgaagaatatctagtctaatattatttactgtcatcatgacaaatataaaataaatcagttattagagatgagttaataaaactattatgattagaaatgtgttgcaaaaaaaatCTGCTCACTGTTAAACAGgacttggggaaaaaaaattaaaaggggagctaataaatctgacttcaactatatatattcatatatatatatatatatgtcttgttttgtatatatttattttttccagagatatatacaatatatatatatatatatatatatatatatatagcttttattCTGTTTATAATAAATCTTAtcaattttttgtgtgttttatgctTAATGATTGTTGAATGACTTATATAACAcctaaatattcaataatatagTATTGCTAAATTAGTTCTAAGAAATaacaaaagtttgttttgtaaaatgttatttttagttcatttcagTAGTTTACCGCTTTTAAAAAGATTGGGGTCAGTGGaatagaaataaatgtaaaataaataaaaaataaatagatatgcATAAGATCTAtagtaaaataaactaattatacCCAGTACTAAGGTTTCTACAAGTATATATAATGCTACAATACACAAccgtttactgtagtaaaaataaagtaaactacagtatttattgCAGTTGATCAGTTCACTAAAACAATACTACATCATGCTGTAGCATTCTGTAGTGATGTAAATGCTATACAGTATAACataatttactatagtatgattttaaaacactatttaccttaaattactatagtattttggaATGACTTTAGTCTTGCATCATTAAAACTACAGTAGTCaccatttgaagtggatcaaaaaagtaaAGAATatatgttgttcaatagttttaggacatcTTTAATGAAAGACTTTGATCCACTTCaattgttgactactgtatattatCATTGGtaacatatatattataattacttcATGCCGTCTTTAATTCTAGTGCATGTAAACACACAACTTTAATACTTTAATACTCCCTTGTAGGATGCGTGATATGCTCACATCTAGTTCACGAGCAAAACATGCAGTACAATATAAAGTGTATACAGAAGGCATGTTAAACCTTACCTGTGTCTGGTTATATATCAGCATGCTGGAGTGCAGAAATCAGCACAGAGAGACTCTTAAAGGTAAACCTGTTGCTCCGCCGCTGTAATGCCATTAGATGTACCTGAGTAACACTGGACGCCCAGCAGGGAGCAGATGGAGGATTTACACACAGCTTCAGTCTCATTAGAAACAACCTGCTTTGTGCTGAGAAAGGTCAAGCTGCTAAGAGCCATTGTTTCCGTAAAcaagcagtgtttgtgtttattttggtGAATATCAGTACGGAAAGAACAACGACACAAGCTTAAGCTGAACAGccgtgatctccgatccctcaggcagcgctgcatcaagaatcctcattcatctataagccagaTCATCTTTGAGCTGTGGCAaatctttgtcaagtaccacattatgtagttacatccacaaatgtcaattaaaactgtactgtgccaaaaggaagccgtatgttaacagtgtccagaagtgccaaTGGGTTACATGTttaaactagatattaaagtttgagggcaaactttatggtggcttgaaaagccgagtCTGAAAGTTTGAggtgttttaaagtgtaaatagcatgttagtatgattctagcttgaattagcatgttactagcatgaattagcatgttattagcttgattctagcatgaattagcatgttactagcatgattctagcatgaattagcatgttactagcatgattctagcatgaattagcatgttactagcatgattctagcatgaattagcatgttatcatgaattagcatgttactagcatgattctagcatgaattagcatgttgttatcatgaattagcatgttactagcatgattctagcatgaattagcatgttactagcatgattctagcatgaattagcatgttatcatgaattagcatgttactagcatgattctagcatgaattaacatgttgctagcatgattttagcatgttgttaaaatTGAAGTTTGAGcttcacagtggcgcagtgagtagcacaatcgcctttaCAGCAAAAAGttagctggtttgagtcccggctgggtcagttggcatttctatgtagtgttt
It encodes the following:
- the si:ch211-160o17.6 gene encoding protein FAM107B; translated protein: MLIYNQTQVISQRMAHKDQRKESSSSVFYQTNEGQDGLIRPKKLTNPVLESCSRRGLHRELIISHRCGLLPEEKPELKRVLEHRRLEQNRDQEQASQPPSDLEKELSKRRQILQAYEQEELRRREDLRNMPEFVRVRENLRHISITGY